One window of Botrimarina mediterranea genomic DNA carries:
- a CDS encoding beta-ketoacyl-[acyl-carrier-protein] synthase family protein: MRRVVITGMGCVTPLGHTVDELWGNLLACKSAVGPTTLFDASSFPTKIAAEVKDWSVADVGLDAKEWERRGRHTRFAAGAAKQAMDQSGVAGSVEPARMGVYLGAGEGQQDFESFARMMTAAMQGGQLDIARFVQEGIKSLDPQLELEQEPNMPAGYLAAMFDAQGPNSNCLTACAASSQAIGEATEIIRRGDADVMLSGGCHSMIHPFGVTGFNLLTALSERNAEPHRASRPFDRDRDGFVLGEGSAMVVLEEYEHAKKRGATIYGELLGYGATADAFRITDTHPEGRGATTCLNIALADAKRNPTDIDYVNAHGTSTSVNDRVETLALKQAMGDVAYQTPVSSTKSMMGHLIAAAGATELIICLKTLADGVMPPTINYETPDPDCDLDYIPNTPREKKCRTVLSNSFGFGGQNVTLIAGAV; the protein is encoded by the coding sequence ATGCGTCGCGTCGTCATCACAGGCATGGGCTGCGTCACGCCCCTGGGTCACACCGTCGATGAGCTGTGGGGCAACCTGCTGGCGTGCAAGAGCGCCGTGGGGCCGACCACGCTGTTCGACGCCAGCTCGTTCCCCACCAAGATCGCCGCCGAGGTGAAGGACTGGTCGGTCGCCGACGTCGGCCTCGACGCCAAGGAGTGGGAGCGCCGCGGCCGCCACACCCGTTTCGCCGCCGGCGCCGCCAAGCAGGCGATGGACCAGTCGGGCGTCGCCGGTTCGGTCGAGCCTGCGCGGATGGGCGTCTACCTCGGCGCCGGCGAAGGCCAACAAGACTTCGAGTCGTTCGCGCGGATGATGACCGCCGCCATGCAAGGCGGCCAGCTCGACATCGCCCGCTTCGTCCAGGAGGGGATCAAATCGCTCGACCCGCAATTGGAATTGGAGCAAGAGCCCAACATGCCCGCCGGCTACCTGGCGGCGATGTTCGACGCTCAGGGCCCCAACAGCAACTGCCTCACCGCCTGCGCCGCGAGCAGCCAGGCGATCGGCGAGGCGACCGAAATCATCCGCCGCGGCGACGCCGACGTGATGCTCTCCGGCGGCTGCCACAGCATGATCCACCCGTTCGGCGTGACGGGCTTCAACCTGCTCACCGCCCTCAGCGAACGCAACGCCGAGCCGCACCGCGCGAGCCGGCCGTTCGACCGCGACCGTGACGGCTTCGTGCTCGGCGAGGGCTCGGCGATGGTCGTCCTCGAAGAGTACGAGCACGCCAAGAAGCGCGGCGCGACGATCTACGGCGAGCTGCTCGGCTACGGCGCCACCGCCGACGCTTTCCGCATCACCGACACGCACCCCGAGGGCCGCGGCGCGACGACGTGCCTCAACATCGCCCTCGCCGACGCCAAGCGCAACCCCACCGACATCGACTACGTCAACGCCCACGGCACGAGCACTTCGGTGAACGACCGCGTCGAGACGCTCGCGCTCAAGCAAGCGATGGGGGACGTGGCGTACCAGACGCCCGTCAGCAGCACCAAGAGCATGATGGGCCACCTGATCGCCGCCGCCGGCGCGACGGAGTTGATCATCTGCCTCAAGACGCTCGCCGACGGCGTGATGCCGCCGACGATCAACTACGAGACGCCCGACCCCGACTGCGACCTCGACTACATCCCGAACACGCCGCGCGAAAAGAAGTGCCGCACGGTGTTGTCAAACAGCTTCGGCTTCGGCGGTCAGAACGTGACGCTGATCGCCGGCGCGGTGTAG
- a CDS encoding hotdog family protein, protein MRWFWVDRFSEYVAGSHARGLKGVSLSDEFIHGHWDIYPTLPNSLIAEGMAQTAGLLVSEMYDFKELVVLAKFTKLSFNTLVRPSESLEYHATIGRALDAGAQCMVTATARGIEGERQQAEAEIFFARLSTSEADSEAAQKGLPPRLFDPADLARWLYVTGVFQVGVHEDGSRMKPQDYDLPVLA, encoded by the coding sequence ATGAGATGGTTCTGGGTCGACCGCTTTTCCGAGTACGTCGCGGGCTCGCACGCGCGCGGGCTGAAGGGCGTGTCGCTCTCGGACGAGTTCATCCACGGCCATTGGGACATCTACCCGACGCTCCCTAACTCGCTCATCGCCGAGGGCATGGCCCAGACGGCCGGCTTGTTGGTGAGTGAGATGTACGACTTCAAAGAGCTGGTGGTCCTGGCGAAGTTCACCAAGCTGTCCTTCAACACGCTGGTGCGGCCGAGCGAATCGCTCGAGTACCACGCCACGATCGGCCGCGCCCTCGACGCCGGCGCCCAGTGCATGGTGACCGCCACCGCCCGCGGCATCGAGGGCGAACGCCAGCAGGCCGAGGCCGAAATCTTCTTCGCCCGGCTGTCCACTAGCGAGGCCGACTCCGAAGCCGCCCAGAAGGGCCTCCCGCCCCGCCTGTTCGACCCCGCCGACCTCGCCCGCTGGCTCTACGTCACCGGCGTCTTCCAAGTCGGCGTCCACGAAGACGGCAGCCGGATGAAGCCGCAAGACTACGATTTGCCGGTACTAGCGTGA
- a CDS encoding acyl carrier protein — MPSKEEIFAKVQEALVDALGVEEDEVTPEATLQGDLDAESIDFLDIVFRLEKAFNIKIERGELFPEDILTDSAYVADGKVNADGIAKLKERMPFANLTAFEADPQVQKLGKQLTVQDMCGFVEYKLAKS; from the coding sequence ATGCCCAGCAAAGAAGAGATCTTCGCCAAGGTCCAGGAAGCCCTCGTGGACGCCCTCGGCGTGGAAGAGGACGAAGTGACGCCCGAGGCGACCCTGCAGGGCGACCTCGACGCGGAGAGCATCGACTTCCTCGACATCGTCTTCCGCCTCGAGAAGGCGTTCAACATCAAGATCGAGCGTGGCGAGCTGTTCCCCGAGGACATCCTCACCGACTCGGCCTACGTCGCCGACGGCAAGGTGAACGCCGACGGCATCGCCAAGCTCAAAGAACGCATGCCCTTCGCCAACCTCACGGCGTTCGAGGCGGACCCACAGGTCCAAAAACTCGGCAAGCAACTCACCGTCCAAGACATGTGCGGCTTCGTTGAATACAAGCTGGCGAAGTCTTGA
- a CDS encoding DNRLRE domain-containing protein — MRLKTLLASLLLLSTANVAYSQLLAFPGAEGVARHVTGGRGGDVYKVTNLNDSGVGSLRHGLQNAPTAGRTIVFDVAGTIHLSSDLSITRDNITIAGQTAPAGGITLAGRQLRVNNTENVIVQFLRVRPGHSDGAGDPDAIWVSGSNGVMLDHITASWGVDETISTTHNSNNVTVQWSTLSQALYEGGHSKGDGHSYGSLINGGAYSYHHNLYAHNKSRNPRAQASGNYLRLDFVNNVMFNPQDRFGYNDSDDPYDVNLVGNYAIKGPKSNSNNYLFDSKDADSHYHVAGNFTDIDKDGLLDGAAVDGDGVFRPGGAYTLFPSRLSAAQLPVVATHSASEAYLHVLSRAGAINYRDPVDRQLIRSVMNQLEYSINTEDDIGGLPTLPTGTAPSDSNGDGVPDSFAASLGFAPTTNLAATYTPSGYSYLEEYLHSLTPFAYAPTNTETIAISTADGRGADATVSEAGGGTGDGLGPTLSASWAGASGATNDVTVLKFDLSAIEAGSVAAASLELTAAASAGRSQRFRLYGLEHDAADWDWDEATIDFDSAPGLIDDGNPGTLGIDPAYNASNPTDIPGVLSLGELNAGPFEEGQTVTFDNPNLGVFVNLAAFFEGAAQEGVVTLLLESTTSNGAAFYSKEGSAEFAPRLVLEATASPGLPGDFNSDGVVNAADYTVWRDNTSGEYTPADYPVWASNYGRSVSTVTTVPEPCSLMLVATLLVGGVSRRR, encoded by the coding sequence ATGCGTCTAAAGACTCTGCTGGCTAGCCTGCTCCTCCTCTCGACGGCAAACGTTGCCTATTCACAACTGCTCGCCTTCCCCGGCGCCGAGGGCGTCGCGCGGCATGTCACCGGCGGGCGCGGCGGTGATGTCTATAAGGTCACTAATCTCAACGACTCCGGTGTCGGGTCGCTGCGTCACGGTTTGCAGAACGCGCCGACGGCGGGGCGGACCATCGTGTTCGACGTCGCCGGCACGATCCACCTTAGCTCCGACCTCAGCATCACCCGCGACAACATCACCATCGCCGGGCAGACGGCGCCCGCCGGCGGGATCACACTCGCCGGGCGTCAGCTGCGGGTCAACAACACCGAGAACGTGATCGTCCAGTTCCTCCGCGTCCGCCCCGGGCACAGCGACGGCGCTGGCGACCCCGACGCGATCTGGGTCTCCGGCTCCAACGGCGTGATGCTCGATCACATCACCGCCAGCTGGGGCGTCGATGAGACCATTTCCACGACGCACAACTCCAACAACGTCACCGTGCAGTGGTCGACGCTCTCGCAAGCGCTCTACGAGGGCGGCCACAGCAAGGGGGACGGCCACAGCTACGGCTCGCTCATCAACGGCGGCGCTTACTCGTACCACCACAACCTCTACGCCCATAACAAGAGCCGCAACCCCCGCGCTCAAGCGAGCGGCAACTACCTGCGGCTCGACTTTGTCAACAATGTGATGTTCAATCCGCAGGACCGCTTCGGGTACAACGACTCCGACGACCCCTACGACGTCAACCTCGTCGGCAACTACGCGATCAAGGGACCCAAGTCGAACTCGAACAACTATCTCTTCGATTCGAAGGACGCCGACTCGCACTACCACGTCGCCGGCAACTTCACCGACATCGACAAGGACGGCCTGCTCGACGGCGCCGCGGTCGATGGCGACGGCGTCTTCCGCCCCGGCGGCGCCTACACGCTGTTCCCCTCGCGGCTCAGCGCCGCGCAACTCCCCGTCGTCGCGACGCACTCCGCCAGCGAAGCGTACCTGCACGTCCTCAGCCGGGCCGGCGCCATCAACTATCGCGACCCCGTCGACCGCCAGCTGATCCGCTCGGTGATGAATCAGCTGGAGTACTCGATCAACACCGAGGACGACATCGGCGGCCTGCCCACGCTTCCCACCGGGACCGCTCCGTCAGATTCAAATGGCGATGGCGTCCCCGACAGCTTCGCAGCGAGCCTCGGATTCGCGCCGACGACCAACCTCGCCGCCACCTACACTCCGTCAGGTTATAGCTATCTCGAAGAGTACCTGCACTCACTGACGCCCTTCGCCTACGCGCCGACCAACACGGAGACCATCGCCATCTCTACCGCCGACGGCCGCGGCGCCGACGCGACCGTCAGCGAAGCCGGCGGCGGGACAGGCGATGGCCTTGGACCCACGCTCAGCGCCAGCTGGGCGGGCGCCTCTGGCGCGACCAACGACGTGACCGTCTTGAAGTTCGACCTCTCGGCCATCGAAGCGGGCAGCGTCGCCGCCGCCTCGCTCGAACTCACCGCCGCCGCTTCGGCCGGAAGGTCGCAGCGTTTCCGGCTCTACGGCCTCGAGCACGACGCCGCCGACTGGGACTGGGACGAAGCGACCATCGACTTCGATTCGGCGCCGGGTTTGATCGACGACGGCAACCCCGGCACGCTCGGTATCGATCCGGCCTACAACGCGTCGAACCCCACCGACATCCCCGGCGTCTTGTCGCTCGGCGAGTTGAACGCCGGCCCTTTCGAGGAGGGACAAACCGTCACGTTCGACAACCCCAACCTCGGCGTCTTCGTCAACCTGGCGGCGTTCTTCGAGGGCGCTGCACAAGAAGGCGTGGTGACGCTCTTGCTCGAGTCGACAACCAGCAATGGCGCTGCCTTCTACTCGAAAGAGGGCTCGGCCGAATTCGCGCCGCGGCTGGTGCTTGAAGCAACCGCCTCCCCGGGCCTGCCGGGCGACTTCAACAGCGACGGCGTCGTCAACGCGGCCGATTACACCGTGTGGCGTGACAACACGAGCGGCGAGTACACGCCGGCGGATTACCCAGTGTGGGCGAGCAACTACGGCCGCAGCGTCTCGACGGTGACGACGGTCCCCGAGCCTTGCTCTCTGATGCTAGTAGCAACACTACTTGTGGGAGGCGTCTCCAGACGCCGATGA
- a CDS encoding BaiN/RdsA family NAD(P)/FAD-dependent oxidoreductase, which translates to MPPATDYDVLVLGAGAAGMLCAVRAAERGKRVLVLEKNTKPGVKILMSGGTRCNLTHSASASEIADAYARLVGGAEGKAKARFLRTALGRLTPDSVVAMFAAEGLATKIEATGKVFPASDRALDVQRTLLRMLDRAGASLALGEGVTSLERNEEGYVVTTTKRTISTPKLVIAVGGQSYPGCGTTGDGYAWAKALGHRIAPPRPALVPLTSHERWACELQGVTLSDVRVRLQEGDMKPVADRRGSFLFTHFGLSGPAVMDASRFVTERPGAGWQAVCDFVPSLDEQHLLDALQASGARGLLNVVAEWTPRRLAESIVTRAGAPLDRKLAELSKLERRAVIDGLKRSAIPLVGSLGFKKAEVTAGGVDLSEIDPKTMESRLSPGAYFIGEVLDLDGPIGGYNFQAAFSTGALAGDSV; encoded by the coding sequence ATGCCCCCCGCGACTGACTACGACGTCCTCGTCCTCGGCGCCGGCGCCGCCGGGATGCTCTGCGCCGTGCGCGCCGCGGAGCGCGGCAAGCGCGTGCTGGTGCTAGAGAAGAACACCAAGCCGGGCGTGAAGATCCTCATGTCGGGCGGCACACGCTGCAACCTCACCCACAGCGCCTCGGCCAGCGAGATCGCCGACGCCTACGCGCGGCTCGTCGGCGGCGCTGAGGGCAAAGCGAAGGCTCGCTTCCTCCGCACCGCGCTCGGCCGGCTCACGCCCGACTCCGTCGTCGCGATGTTTGCCGCCGAGGGACTCGCCACCAAGATCGAAGCCACCGGCAAGGTCTTCCCCGCAAGCGACCGCGCGCTCGACGTGCAACGGACGCTACTGCGGATGCTCGACCGCGCGGGCGCGTCGCTCGCGCTCGGCGAAGGGGTGACGTCGCTCGAGCGCAACGAAGAAGGCTACGTCGTCACCACAACGAAACGAACGATCTCCACCCCCAAGCTCGTCATCGCCGTCGGCGGTCAGTCGTACCCCGGTTGCGGCACAACGGGCGACGGCTACGCCTGGGCCAAAGCCCTCGGCCACCGCATCGCGCCGCCCCGGCCGGCGCTCGTGCCGCTCACCTCGCACGAGCGCTGGGCCTGCGAACTGCAAGGCGTCACGCTGAGCGACGTGCGGGTGCGATTGCAGGAAGGCGATATGAAACCCGTCGCCGACCGCCGTGGTTCGTTCCTGTTCACGCACTTCGGCCTCTCGGGACCCGCGGTGATGGACGCCAGCCGCTTCGTCACCGAGCGTCCCGGCGCCGGTTGGCAGGCGGTGTGTGACTTCGTGCCGAGCCTCGACGAGCAACACCTGCTCGACGCGTTGCAAGCCAGCGGCGCCCGAGGCTTGCTCAACGTCGTCGCCGAGTGGACGCCGCGCCGACTCGCCGAGTCGATCGTCACCCGCGCCGGCGCGCCGCTCGACCGCAAGCTCGCCGAACTCTCGAAGCTGGAACGCCGCGCAGTGATCGACGGCCTGAAAAGATCGGCGATCCCTTTGGTTGGTTCGCTCGGCTTCAAGAAGGCCGAGGTCACTGCCGGCGGCGTCGATCTGTCGGAGATCGACCCGAAGACGATGGAGAGCCGCCTCTCTCCCGGCGCCTACTTCATCGGCGAAGTGCTCGACCTCGACGGCCCCATCGGCGGTTACAACTTCCAAGCCGCCTTCAGCACCGGCGCGCTGGCGGGTGACTCAGTTTGA
- a CDS encoding J domain-containing protein, which yields MTPHLPPPDESSRGHTHKKRPMAVERLGLSLPVTEQDVKQAYFQRAREAHPDRGGSTSEFLEVQQAFNDAVEYAKRNGKRLPWIGSLAPIYVAQRDAAELVERCGGTFVIEALDWLEGTVGEDFAAMADRLKSIDLSGRPVGDAQVMELTADAANLPFLESLNLADTLVGDPGAMRLSRLPNLKRLDLTGTKVSFPLRRQLAKLPAMEHVEGTSRWGEWLRRKSS from the coding sequence ATGACGCCCCATCTCCCGCCGCCCGACGAATCGTCCCGGGGTCACACGCACAAGAAGCGGCCGATGGCGGTCGAGCGGCTCGGGCTGTCGCTGCCGGTGACCGAGCAGGACGTTAAACAGGCCTACTTCCAGCGGGCCCGGGAGGCCCACCCGGATCGGGGGGGCTCGACGAGCGAGTTCTTGGAGGTTCAGCAGGCCTTCAACGATGCGGTCGAGTACGCGAAGCGCAACGGCAAGCGGCTCCCCTGGATCGGCTCGTTGGCGCCAATCTACGTGGCCCAGCGTGACGCGGCCGAGTTGGTCGAGCGGTGCGGAGGGACTTTTGTCATCGAGGCCCTCGACTGGCTCGAGGGGACCGTCGGCGAGGATTTTGCGGCGATGGCCGACCGGCTGAAGTCGATCGACCTTTCGGGCCGGCCCGTTGGCGACGCCCAGGTCATGGAGCTAACCGCCGACGCCGCCAACCTGCCGTTCCTCGAGTCGCTCAACTTGGCGGACACCTTGGTCGGCGATCCCGGCGCGATGCGGCTTAGCCGGCTGCCGAACTTGAAGCGACTCGATCTGACCGGGACGAAGGTGTCGTTTCCGCTCCGCCGTCAGTTGGCGAAGCTGCCGGCGATGGAGCATGTCGAAGGGACCAGCCGATGGGGCGAATGGTTACGGAGAAAGTCATCGTGA
- a CDS encoding aldehyde dehydrogenase family protein, producing MATATQVVARPAIKQTQCFIDGKWVDAASGKTFETIHPATEEVIANVAEGDAEDIDRAVQAARRAFDSGPWRTMDARDRGKLMHRLADLIEEEIEYLAALETLDNGKPISDSRAADLPLVVDCLHYYAGWCDKIQGDTIPIRGDYFCYTRREPVGVVGQIIPWNFPALMAAWKWGPALAAGCTIVMKPAEQTPLTCLRMAQLAKEAGFPDGVINVVPGFGPTAGAALVKHPQVDKIAFTGEGTTAKIIQREAVETFKRVTFELGGKSPNVVFADADLDAAVAGAHFALYFNQGQCCVAGSRLYVEDDIHDEFVERLTAMNSDYRLGDPFDPATQQGPQVDKAQFDKVLSYVEIGKQDGAECVTGGKRFGDRGFFVEPTLFTGVKDDMRIAREEIFGPVMSVLKFSEVEEVAKRANDSPFGLAAAVWTKDISKAHRLAAELRAGTVWVNCYDVFDAAAPFGGFKHSGVGREKGAAGLDAYLETKTVTVAL from the coding sequence ATGGCTACCGCTACGCAGGTTGTTGCGCGTCCCGCGATCAAGCAGACGCAGTGTTTTATCGATGGCAAGTGGGTCGATGCGGCGAGCGGCAAGACCTTTGAGACGATCCACCCGGCCACCGAAGAGGTGATCGCCAATGTCGCCGAGGGGGACGCCGAGGACATCGACCGCGCCGTGCAGGCGGCGCGGCGGGCTTTTGACAGCGGTCCCTGGCGGACGATGGACGCCCGCGACCGCGGTAAGCTGATGCACCGGCTCGCCGATCTGATCGAGGAAGAGATCGAGTACTTGGCGGCGCTGGAGACGCTCGACAACGGCAAGCCGATCAGCGACTCGCGCGCGGCCGACCTGCCGTTGGTGGTCGATTGCCTGCACTATTACGCCGGCTGGTGCGACAAGATCCAAGGGGACACGATCCCTATCCGTGGCGATTACTTCTGTTACACACGGCGTGAGCCGGTCGGCGTCGTCGGGCAGATCATCCCGTGGAACTTTCCGGCGCTCATGGCGGCGTGGAAGTGGGGGCCGGCGCTAGCCGCGGGCTGCACGATCGTGATGAAGCCGGCCGAGCAGACGCCGCTCACCTGTTTGCGGATGGCGCAGCTCGCCAAAGAAGCAGGCTTCCCGGACGGCGTGATCAACGTTGTGCCGGGCTTCGGCCCGACGGCCGGCGCGGCGTTGGTGAAGCACCCGCAAGTGGACAAGATCGCGTTCACCGGCGAGGGGACGACCGCCAAGATCATCCAGCGTGAAGCGGTCGAGACCTTCAAGCGGGTGACGTTCGAGCTGGGGGGCAAGAGCCCCAACGTGGTGTTCGCCGACGCCGACCTCGACGCGGCGGTGGCCGGCGCGCACTTCGCGCTCTACTTCAATCAGGGCCAGTGCTGCGTCGCCGGCAGCCGGTTGTACGTCGAGGACGACATCCACGACGAGTTCGTCGAGCGCCTCACGGCGATGAACAGCGACTATCGCTTGGGCGACCCGTTCGACCCCGCGACGCAGCAGGGGCCGCAGGTCGATAAGGCGCAGTTCGACAAGGTCCTGTCGTATGTCGAGATCGGCAAGCAGGACGGCGCCGAGTGCGTCACCGGCGGCAAGCGGTTCGGCGACCGCGGGTTTTTCGTCGAGCCGACGCTGTTCACCGGCGTGAAGGACGACATGCGGATCGCCCGCGAAGAGATCTTCGGGCCCGTGATGAGCGTGCTGAAGTTCAGCGAGGTCGAAGAGGTCGCCAAGCGCGCGAACGACTCGCCCTTCGGTCTCGCCGCGGCCGTGTGGACGAAGGACATCAGCAAGGCGCATCGCCTGGCGGCCGAGCTGCGCGCCGGCACCGTGTGGGTGAACTGCTACGACGTCTTCGACGCCGCGGCGCCGTTCGGCGGCTTCAAGCACTCGGGCGTCGGGCGCGAGAAGGGCGCGGCGGGGCTCGATGCGTATTTGGAGACGAAGACGGTGACGGTGGCGTTGTAG
- a CDS encoding 3-hydroxyacyl-ACP dehydratase FabZ family protein: protein MRFWLLDTIEEFVADERLVGSKQVSYSEEYLQDHFPEFPVLPGVFMLEAATQASAWLLRLSEDYAHSVIELKEAKNIKYADFVRPGSRLTVTTELMKKDDREATFKVSGMVGDSTSLSGRLVLERFNLGDTDPSMAEVDAHVVRYMRSIEQVMRLNRVPVGNAT from the coding sequence ATGCGGTTCTGGCTGCTCGACACGATCGAAGAGTTCGTCGCCGACGAGCGCCTAGTGGGCTCGAAGCAGGTGAGCTATTCCGAGGAGTACCTCCAGGACCACTTCCCCGAGTTCCCGGTGCTGCCCGGCGTGTTCATGCTCGAAGCGGCGACCCAGGCCTCGGCCTGGCTGCTGCGGCTCAGCGAGGACTACGCCCACAGCGTTATCGAACTGAAAGAAGCCAAGAACATCAAGTACGCCGACTTCGTTCGACCCGGGTCGCGGCTTACCGTCACGACCGAGCTGATGAAGAAAGACGACCGCGAGGCGACCTTCAAGGTCAGCGGCATGGTCGGCGATAGCACGAGCCTCAGCGGCCGGTTGGTGCTCGAAAGATTCAACCTCGGCGACACGGATCCCAGCATGGCGGAAGTTGACGCTCACGTCGTCCGTTACATGCGGTCGATTGAGCAGGTGATGCGACTCAACCGCGTCCCCGTCGGGAACGCGACTTAA
- a CDS encoding lactonase family protein produces MRLFLLALLTASTASAAMTDVWIGTATAPSGASRGIYHLTLDDATGKLSSARLAAETTQPGFLAKHPTLPRLYSTIDARQSGVAEWRIGGEGSRKRLELLGQAPTGDGGPCHVSVDPSGRVLFTAQYGGGSVASYRLREDGSIAERASLMEHDEPSGVVADRQKECHPHSAMPSPDGRWVLVPDLGADRIYVYAFDVESGELNPHGSVKCEPGGGPRHFAFHPNGKFGYVVNELSMAVTAFAWDTEKGELELLQTFPTLTEEQRAGEVSNSASEVRVHPSGKVVYVGNRGHDSVTAFRIEADPSQLTPIDLEPIRGSHPRHFAVSPSGKWLLAAGRDSNTVAVFSIDGETGALQWTLESDYVPSPTCVLIVE; encoded by the coding sequence ATGCGTTTGTTCCTCCTCGCCCTGCTCACCGCCTCAACCGCTTCCGCCGCTATGACCGACGTCTGGATTGGCACCGCCACCGCCCCCAGCGGCGCCAGCCGCGGCATCTATCACCTGACGCTCGACGACGCGACCGGCAAGCTTTCGAGCGCCCGCCTCGCCGCGGAGACGACGCAGCCGGGGTTCCTCGCCAAGCACCCGACGCTGCCGCGGCTCTACTCGACGATCGACGCCCGCCAGAGCGGCGTCGCCGAATGGCGGATCGGCGGCGAGGGGTCGCGCAAGCGGCTGGAGCTGCTCGGCCAGGCGCCGACCGGCGACGGCGGGCCCTGCCACGTGTCGGTCGACCCCTCGGGCCGCGTGCTGTTCACCGCGCAGTACGGCGGCGGCTCGGTGGCGTCGTACCGGCTGCGCGAGGACGGCTCGATCGCCGAGCGGGCGTCCTTGATGGAGCACGACGAGCCGTCAGGCGTCGTCGCGGACCGGCAGAAGGAATGCCACCCGCACTCGGCGATGCCGTCGCCCGACGGGCGGTGGGTGCTGGTCCCCGACCTCGGCGCCGACCGCATCTACGTCTACGCCTTCGACGTCGAGTCGGGCGAGCTCAATCCGCACGGGTCCGTGAAGTGCGAGCCGGGCGGCGGCCCGCGGCACTTCGCTTTCCATCCGAATGGCAAGTTCGGTTACGTCGTCAACGAACTGTCGATGGCCGTCACGGCGTTCGCGTGGGATACGGAGAAGGGCGAGCTGGAGCTGCTGCAAACCTTCCCGACGCTCACCGAAGAGCAGCGCGCCGGCGAGGTCTCCAACAGCGCGTCGGAGGTGCGCGTCCACCCTTCGGGCAAGGTCGTGTACGTCGGCAACCGCGGGCACGACTCGGTCACCGCGTTCCGTATCGAGGCCGACCCGTCGCAGCTGACGCCGATCGACCTCGAGCCGATCCGTGGCAGCCACCCACGGCACTTCGCCGTGTCGCCGTCGGGCAAGTGGCTGCTCGCCGCGGGCCGGGATTCGAACACCGTCGCGGTGTTCTCGATCGACGGCGAGACCGGCGCGCTGCAGTGGACGCTCGAGTCGGACTATGTGCCTTCGCCGACGTGCGTGTTGATTGTGGAGTAG